A stretch of DNA from Oryza brachyantha chromosome 4, ObraRS2, whole genome shotgun sequence:
CGCCACGGGGTACTACTGGAAGGACGTGCAGCGCGTGCAGCCGTCGGCGGCGCAGTTCTACCAGGGGTTCGTCAGCGCCCCGTGGGTCGTCAAGCCCGTCTGGGGCCTTCTCACCGAcgtcgtccccgtcgccggctaccgccgccgcccgtacTTCCTCCTCGCAGGTGAAAAGACCGGAACCTTTCCGATCCCCATCTCACGGCTATACACAGCGCCCTACCTCTCCTCATCCTGAGATGATTCAGGAGTGATTGGGGCGTCGTCCATGCTCACGCTCTCTCTCCACCGCAAGCTGGGGATCGTGCCGGCGATCTTGGCGCTGACGGCGCAGAGCGCAGGCGCGGCTGTGGCCGACGTGACGGTGGACGCGCTGGTTGCTCAGAACAGCATCGCGCACCAGCCCCTTGCCGCAGACATGCAGAGCCTGTGTGGGCTCAGCTCCTCAGTTGGCGCATTGCTTGGATTCTCCATCAGTGGTGTTCTTGTTCACTCCATGGGGTCTCAGGTGTGAGATTCTCTGACACAACATATAATGGTTCCATGGTTCCATCATCGTATGTTTCTCAACAGTGTCAAATGGACATGATTGTGTTCTTGTTCTAAGGGGGCTCTTGGATTGTTAAGCATCCCATCCGCACTGGTGTTCTTAGCTGGGGTCTTGCTGAAGGAGAGGCGAGTTGCAAATTTCGATTACAAGCAGGTCAGAATGTCAGATAACTTGgcacctttctttttttctctgtgtGATGAGATTGCTGGATGCAGTCATGGACAGTGATGCCACTTAAAGTGCTTTGATGGATTCAGGTTCATAGGAAATTCTACAAAGCAATTCAGTGCATGGGGGCAACACTGAAGTGCGCCGAAGTTTGGCGgccatgtgtatatatgtatctttCTCTCAATCTAAGCCTGGATATCCAAGCAGGAATGTTCTACTGGTACACTGACCCAACAGTGGGGCCAGGATTTTCTGAGGTATGCACGTTCTTGCATATAGTTATTTGTTAGATATCATCGGTTCATTGCATCACTACGAAACTGTGAATGCAGACCGTTGTTAAACTTAAATCCGTATGACGAGGTGTGATTTCAGATAAGTCCATTTATTTGACCTTCTGCTAAGAATTTGGTGATAATTCAATTGCCTCATTTGATCGTTTATTTCAGGAATTTATTGGCCTCGTGTATTCAATCGGCTCGATTGGCTCCCTGCTCGGAGTTTTACTATACCAAGGTGCACTGAAAGACTACCCTTTCCGCAGCGTGCTTTTCTGGGGTCAAGTGCTTTCGAGCCTGGCAGGAATGCTCGATTTGATCATGGTGACTCGACTAAACACAAAGATGGGCATACCGGATTACGTCTTTGCAGTGATTGACAACAGTGTTTCCCAAATGGTTGGCAGACTCGAATGGCTGCCACTTCTTGTGCTTTGCTCCAAACTTTGTCCTCCAGGCATTGAAGGAACTTTCTATGCGCTGCTCATGTCCATCCAAAATGCCGGGTTGCTTACGTCTGGCTGGTGGGGCGGCCTGCTGCTACACATGCTGAACGTGACTCGAGCAGAGTTCAGTAACCTTTGGGTTGCTGTCTTGATCAGGAACATGTCAAGGCTGCTTCCGTTGATGCTACTGTTTCTTGTTCCCCAGAGCGACCAACACTCGACGCTCCTCCCTGCAGAGATGCTTCAAGATGGTGGTGAATCTGTGAAAGCAGGTGCAGACATTCTTGAATTTTCCATCCCTGTCGTAGATGAGTCTGGTTGTCATCCTCTGAATGTGGTTGTCGACGATGAAAGAATCAAGGTGCTTGATGCTGGAACAGAATCAACAGATGATGTGGAGTTGATCCCACTCGTGAACAGGTGACGAGGCCCATGTGAGTTACGGACAAGCTCGTGGATAGCATACTTGTCCCACGATTCATTCATTGCCAATGGCGTTTCTGATTCTGCTCTCTTCGTCTCTTTGGTAGACTAGCTGTTTGTGTATCAGCAGCAATAGCACATCAATAGGTCATAGGTGAAACAAGAATTGCCtttcctttcatttttttagaaaagagagaagaacacAGTATCATTTGGTAGGATATTGAGGCAGTTCCTtcgatttttttggttcactGTTTTCTCCATGGGCATCAGGACTTTTTTTCTGGCCATTTTGTGCGAAGAGACGCATTCGGTTACCTCAGCGGCTCAGCCATGGGCGGATGACACGATGCACACAAGTTAGAAATTCCGAAGAGAGACGATGCATCGGTTTAGCCGAACGCCTGAACGTTCTCTTGCATTCACCGTCAGCTTCGACGAAGTAAATCGGCCACATGATACTGTCACAGACAGACAGGGACAGAGGCAAACCATTCCATTCAAAGCCAGAATACCGCAGAGCTTCGCGTTTTCTTACAAGAAATAAGTCCCAGATATCTCACACCATGAAACAAACCACAACAAGATACCTTTTCACGCTTGTTTACTGATTATAGCCAGCGACGATCACAGCACTGCACACTTGTTTGCTGATTTACAGGCCAATAACGGCCACATTTCACTGCTGTGCCAACCTCTTCAGGTGCTGAAACATCTTCTGCTTTATCCATCGACGATCGTATGGTAGGAAAGCATGAAGCGACTGGTCGTACCTGCAAGTGTTGAGCACGCAGTAGGTAAGTCAGCTCTAAGTTGTAACACATCGGCGTACAAAGTAATGCTCTTCAAAGTCATGAAACTTATACTCACACTAGTGCACTTATGTCAGTTAGGCCATCAATGAAATTGTACAGGTCATTGATATCATAAGTTAAGTTCATGACCATAGGGTTGATATCCCTGATTTTCCTTTCATAAAGGCCACATATTCCTGTCATTCCATACAGCAAACTGTAACTACTACCTTAATGGAAGAATAAACATACAAAATGGATTAAGAAACAAGAAGATTGCATAATGCTTGCCCTGGGCGTGACTAAGATCTTGATGGGAAACAAATATGCTTTTCCCAATACTTCAAATGGAAAACAGAAAACAATCATATAGCCACTGGCATGGTCCTATAGTTGGCTCATACTTAACTGTATGACTCCCAAACTATGTGAAATTTACAGAAATCACATTCATTTAATGGTTAAAGAAAGTGTATGACCTCTAACATCTTGATTCGAATTGAAGTAATATGTGCATTCCTCCATGGCAGTAATAAATCCGTTGCAATTCAAGCTTATACTTTGGTCAGAGTAGCTTGGGGACTCTTCTAAACATTAGCTATAGTATATCATGTTAGTTTCCTCAAATTGCTTATATAGATGAAGCAAGGAACAACTGTTCACTAAAATTACTAATGCACCGCCTTTTGTGACAACCCCAAATCAGGGAAACATAGACATAACAGAGAAAAACTAATTCCCATAACTGCACTAACATTTGAAGCAAGTATGAGAAAATACAAACCATCCAGTGCGTGGTTAACTGAATTGAAGTCCATAAATGTTCTGGTTCCTCTGTTATGCGATGGTTGCATGAGAATAATGGTGTGCCTTCCAGCCTGAGAAAATGTGCGGAATCACATCTGTATGTAGCATACATATGGTGTACAAAGTGCTGGCAAACAatctaaagtaattttataataaactaAGCTATAATTACTCTAGACATTGAGAAATAACATGATAATATTAGTGGGCAACAGAAAGGAGTTTTGCAGACCAAATACGGTGTCCATTACAAGTTATCTTCCATAGGTTCTCACATACAAGTTCTTTCCAGTTCTATGGGCATCTCAGTAAAGAGTAGGTACTACTAAAACATATAATGGGCCTTCCAACCTGCTCAACTCAAAATTCACCATAGTCCTACAAGAAGGCAGTGAACACTGCAGCAAACTTTCCCAAATTCCACCAGGACAAATCACACATAGATAGCTATAAGTACCCACTACCCAGTAAGGCAATAACCTACCAAACATCCCAAAGGGGCACCAACGAGATGATACCATATTACCATGAGCATTGCAGCCGCCCACACACATGAGCAGAAGCGCAAGCGCTCTGCATGTACGCTAACACATGATTCTTCCCTGCCATGCCCATGTTTCCTAAAAACGGGATGGACCCCATGCGGACAAAGTTCAAATATTCAATCAAGTATCAACAGAGGCAGCGGAGAGGGAAGCAACAGGAGCGAGAAACGGTCGCATCATTTCTACTACGAGGATCGCTGGATTCGAGCACCACCATACCATGTTCCCAGCGCAGGAGCGCGAGCGGGCGACGCCGATGCAGCTCTGGACCAGGCCggcccgcgccgccccgccggccGACGAACCCTAGAAAAAAACCGCGCACGCCTTCTGATCCGGGCACGGGGGAAGAGAGCTGTGTCTGTTACACCTGCACTGCTGCTGCATAAGGTAGATTCGATTTCTCACTTGCCGACTGGCGTCACAGGGGAAAGAGGGCGCTGTGGAACCGATCGCTCACACGAATGCTGCTGCGTCCGGTGGCTTAGGAGCAACGCGACAAGGCCACaaggggagaaagaaagagagggagaggtgggtGGGTGAGCTCTGCAAATTGCAATTGATTCGATTTCGGTCTCATCGGCATAGGTATATGTAAAGGGCACGTATCGTATAGTGACCTAAATAgcatctaaaattttaggttcGAAAAAAAGTTGCATATATTCTGGATGGATATAGAGGCCGGATAAAAATatcttctaaaaaaatttaaaaaaatcagcataAGTACACTGCTTAGGCTAAGTTACcgaaataaaatgaaatgcaTATATTCTGGGTGGATATAGAAGCCGGATAAAAATatcttctataaaaaatttaaaaaaaatagcacaaGTACATTCATAGTGCAAAACCCTCGTGAATGGTATCAGAGTACCACGTCACCTAAACCACGGGTCCAAAATTTACTTTGCTGGTAGGATGAGTGGTTGTAGAattggcttaaaaattttatgtcaaCCTCTACGTaccagaaaaaatatttaattccaTCTCAATCCTCTCAACGTGTGTTCTTCTCTTTGTCGTCGGCCTCCCCTTAGTGGTGACCTCCCTGGAGACCTAGAGCACCActtctctcctcttccctTCCTCTCTAAACGATGTCAAGATGTAGATCCAACGACGCGGCATGGATCTGGTGAAGCAGCGTGGAGGAGGCAATACATTTGGTGATGCTCGCTGGGGTTGGTGTTGAGGCTCGACGCCATTGAGACGGGATGGAGTAACTCTACCTTGGTCGCGACATGCATGGATGCTCTGGGAGCTCCTATGGGATCACATGAAGCCATGAGTATCCTCCAATGCATGACTCGAGCCTGGGGAGGTCCTTACTTTGCTGGAGCCACAAGTATCTTATACGAGACGCGTGAAACTTGGTGAGACCACTTGTCCTCACACTCTCATTTCTCCACGTCGGCACAGCTACTACGTGGCGAGCTAAGACAACTCGTCATGTAGGAGCGAGCTAAGATAACTCGTCATGTAGGAGCATTGTGAACACTCTATAAACAACATTAACATTTAtagtttaatataatattaagaTATGCCCCACTCGTTGAGATAAGACTGGTGAATAGTGAATCATTGTTAAAGCAACTCTCGTAGTGCTGTGGTAATAATGTGGTCACAGGATGGGCTcacataagataaaaaaaaatgttttagctCTTACTCACAAGGCgaatgagagagagaaaaagttTTCCTGTTGCCTGTGTTAGAACTTAAGCATAAGGTGTATTCTAAACTAATGCTACTTTCCACAGTGtatatggtttattttataagtataattacACTATTCCTTAAAATCTCCGTATTTTGCCAAGATAACTCtaatgaaatatttatgttaCTCTGCTACGCTAGTTATATTGATGTGATTAGAAACACTGTCACACAAGACTGCACGGCATGTGACATACATGCCAAGAAATACTATCCTGACTAATGCAAAATATGTATTGATTTACCGCATCAGTTACGTCAGTGTGATAAGAAACAGAAGCACTATCGTGCCTGCAAACGCTATCACACCGAGCATAACAGTTATTCTCATGCAAGTTGAAATGGCATAACCAAATGATACATATTTATTACAATGTTTGCCTTACCATCTATACCATCCTAACAAAGAACACTGTTCTTCACCCCATATgtttagttgattttaagttttttttttatcattccaACCCCAGGGGGCTCTACCGACGTGTTAGTCCACAAAACAACAGAATGGCAGTATGGCACGCCCAAACAAACCACGAACATAATGCCATCAAATACCTAGCAAGAAATTCTGGGCAAGATTAAATAACTTCATCGGACACGGGCACATATGCTCAAGCAAACCTCAGAAttaggtatcaaaatttgaccGCTACAATGACACGATATATTGTAACCAACAGAATACTCCAAAACCATAGTACATTGTTACAAAATGTGTACGCACAGAAAACTAATAAAGGGACACAAAAATACCACATTAAGCCTTGTTCATCTCAGGCTCCAGCGAATTAAGCTGTAACCTGAGAGCAAAATCCATGgcttctttctttccttcttgtCGAAACAATAATGAACACTCATCTGACCTCGCAAAAATATACAGCACAAAACTGGCTGTTGCTCACATCTCAAGTACGAGAGTTCCTCTGGGGTGAAACATCTAAAGCTATAGAGAATACACGATGCTGTTTTGCCTAGGCACAGCATCTGAAAGGTTGATGTGCCAAAGCTGACCAGAGCTATTATTTCAAAAGGTTGTTGCAGGCATCAACTACATCAGAGTGCGAGCTCAAGATAGCCTGACCTGAAGAGTTTGCTCCCATGGTTTTCATGATCGCATCAAAAATTCCTTTGCGGAAGTATGTATCCTCCACAGCTTTTAGGATCTCCTCAACAACTCCAAAGCTCAAACCACACGAGAAAGAGAGACGTGCAACAACTTCACCAAACAGTGATGGAGCTAGAGGAAGGTCAATACCAATATCTTCCAGCAGCGACGCGTACAGTAAGCATCCAGTTTTCAGGTCTTCAgtcttgaaaattttcttggtgTGCAGATGCTCCAGTAGCCTAACAAGAGGATCAGTGAAGTTGGGACCCTTATCCAGAGCAAGATTGATAGCTTCTTTCACGACCTCAGGGTAATGATCAGGACACTGAAGCTCCTCAATACAATGTTGTGCTTCATCCAAAATACGTATGCCAAAATACTCTTCGAGAAGGGATACTATCTTCTTCTGAACTGCAGCCGGTACCTCATTGGCAGAACTAGCTGCTTTCTCTGTGACAGGCACAACAGCTGGAGCTGCACTCAAGGGTTTTGGTGATGCTGTAGGTTGAGCTGGTGTATTAGTTGGACTGGTCATAAAGCTAGAAGGGCGAGATGGTGGACCACCAGTGCCCAAAAGAGCGCTCTTGCCAATTAGTGCTCCACTTCCATGAGGAAGAAGCCTGGAGTTAATAGATGATGGCTTGTTAATAGATGATGGCTTATTGAGCAGCGGACCCTGGTTCCGAAGAGGGTCGCCTCTAGGCATTGATTTAGAACGCGGAGCTTCCCAGTTATCATTATCTAACCCAGGCATCTTTCTTGATCCAGG
This window harbors:
- the LOC102719200 gene encoding enhancer of rudimentary homolog, which encodes MAGRHTIILMQPSHNRGTRTFMDFNSVNHALDGICGLYERKIRDINPMVMNLTYDINDLYNFIDGLTDISALVYDQSLHAFLPYDRRWIKQKMFQHLKRLAQQ